TTCATTTGTATCACCATTTTCTTGCAGGAAGATTTATTTATGGGgaggggcggggggggggggggggagttgtGCTGCTGGAAAGCAAATTgaacaaattcaaatacaaatgaGCATCAATAGGTATCTATCATGCTGCAAACTACTCACCTTGTGCTCCGTATTATCCAGAACGGATAGTAAACAATGCGAAGTATTGTGAAGCATAAAACAAACATAAGAAAAGAACAGCTAGAAAGCCATTCACAACCACTATATTTTGACATCTTTCCAACTTCTAGAAATACATCACTTGCATCATGGAGAGCTAAAACAACTGAACCAACACGAGCAAACCTGCAAAAGACAGCAGAACTTTGTTAAGATGCAGAAGAAACATATGTCATCAGATTAAATTGTAACTTAGAAAATcagaaagaaaatttttgaatgTGCAGCACACCTTTTGATTTTTTATGTGCAACTAATATGCATACCATGCCAAGACTAAGCATTTTTTCAGTGTTTAAAGATGTGCTAGTGACTTCATATAAGGCATCCCTCATGCTTTCTTTGTGTCGTCAAACTTGAACCCAATTCTTCATTGGTAAACTAAAGCCATAGCCTCTAAAGACAAACCTGAATATGTAAGACAATACGATGAGTATGACACTTGCTAAGTGATGGGCCATTGAAACCACAAAGTCCGAACGCCTTGTTTCCCAAAAAACTAAAGCAAATATTGAATATGTGTAGAATCCAGCAGCATACATGTACAATCCCTTCAATTTCAGTCTGGGTATCACATAAGAAACAGCCAGTTGACATTTCAGATGAGATTATCATGGTCAATGGTAATTATAATACCATTGCAAGACTCACAACAAAAACACCTACATTAAAATATGCCCAAACATATATGTGAAAAATATCATGGTacttagtataaaaataaaaagactcCCAGATAATGAGTTCAGAAATCATACTTAATTTTCTGATCAGGCCAAACCTGATTGCCAGGACCAACCCAAAAGTACTTTGTGTTAGTGAACCAAGGCTCATCATATGTGACACACACAGCCAAAATCTCTGCAGAAAGGAAATAGACACATTTCCATGCTGACTCCTTGAATTTATTGATTATCTTGACTTTGTTCCTCTGACGCCGTGTGTCAACATCCAACAAAGCATGCCCTTTTCCAAGAATCATACGTCTGGCAAATTTCTGCAATAACCATGAATATTAAGTTCAAAATGAGCTAATCTTGGAGAAAGTTATGGCACAAGTAAGCAAATGTAAACAGAATAAAACAGTATACAGTGAATGAAAAACAAAAGCAAATTTGTCAATTACTAAAAAGTGCACACTTAAAAGatttttacaaagactattgcgAACAGCAGTACTAAAACAATTGCTAATCAATAGCCCCCAAAAAAGCAGACCACTAACAGAAATTGGTGCCATTATAACTTATAAGCAGTTGGAAAGGAGCACAACTGAAACTCAAACTTCTTTTGTAGAGATGTTTTTTCTTGACAGATCTGGACCAGGAATGAGATTTATCTCCTCCCCACATAATTTGAAGATCAGGATGGTCACAAGCTGTCCAAACTTGATTATGTTTGCAAGTGTTTGGATTACTAATTTCCACATCACACTATAAATCATGGAAAGACAGTCCAATTAATAgacaaatcacattttcaaaattattGGTTCTCTCCTTAGAGGTTCTCAAAACCACACACAACACCTTTAGGAGACATGTATGGAAAGGTTGCAtggaaaattaagaaaagaaatatGTGTTCATAAGTGTGTCTTACTTCCATACCTTGAAACTTATAAGCCAACCCATGGATAGCCCACTTGAATGGCACTGTGGTGCTTGCTCCACAGCACATGCAAATATAGGTGCATGAGCAGCAAGGGCAGTAGGCAGTGGGCAGTGAGGCGCTAATGGTATATTGTATCGCTTCAGTAGAACATGTACTGCTTAACAAGTTTTCTCTATGCAAGTGCAAGAGCAGGCAGGGTTTAGCCAACCTTATGTTAGGACATGATTTTATTTCTAACATGGATTATCTTATATTATTTGGGCCCTCTAAAATTTAAACATGGAAATTGGCAATTACAAggagaattttaaatttaaatttgtatgcaACTCTACTAAGAAATGACTGTCAAATATTATTAAAGAAGGTGTTTGGTCTCTATTTAAATACATGCAGGCAATTCAAAATATCTCTTTCTGCATTATCCATTTCTGTATTCATTCTAAAAATTCTCTATGGAAATTTGTATCcttcaaataaaaattttcagCATCTTCAAAGGACTTATTAAAGTAGCATAATCAAACTGCTTTCAAATGTGCTGGTTGCAAACAATTAAAACATTGACTAGGCTCTATGGaaacattttctaaaaaacttGTTGCAAACTGTATGGTACGGACAACATGTTATTGCTTGTTTAGGAGCATTTTTTTCCCTGCATTTCTAACAATCTTAAGACGAAATTAGAATGACTATGAAAGACACAAGGTTCACATTCTCAATGCTCTATCAGACAATTTATATGATGTTTAACAGAAGAGACAAACCAGAAATTTATGTCTTCATAAAATGAAAGATGTCAAATCTATATGTCAGCAATTTAATGAACTTCAATGCATCTTACGACAAATGAAACAATTGAATATGCATATGGATGAACTGATTGATGTGTTGTGCATAACTGATAAAATTCTTCCTACATGGAAAGATCATAAGAGTCAAAAATACACAtagattaaaaaaacaaaaaaaaaaagattgattTATAAGGATTTGATATCCCACCATTTTTTAGTTGAGAAAGTGTTAACGTAGCAAGAAATAAAGGGCAACAAATTGGGCAAAATGAACAATATAGGCAATCCTCGAAAGTGCATATGATGAAGGAAAGGAATTCAAACATTGAACAAATttgaaattaataaaagaaaaactAAGAGACAAGGTTCTTTCTACAaccaaaacaaaatgaaaatagatTCATGCTATTATTGCGGTAAATTGGAAATTATAAAAGAGAgtacaaacattttaaaaataagaaaaatgcaCAAAAAATGCAACAAGAAGTATGTGTCAGAAGCAAATGTACTGCAGGATAACAATTCGTGGTGGATAGATTGAGGCACGTGTGCAAGGACAAAAGCCtattctcatctaatgattttCTTGTTCTTAATTCTTACTAAATTAAAAGGACTCGACTAATTAGATCATTATGAAAGGGGGAGGAAGAACTAAATTAATAAAAGATCAATACctgttcttctttcttctcttctctgGACCTCCACGAAGTTGTAGAAGGTAATCTTCCAATCCCACTATTATGTTGGTGCCTATGTGGTGGCTCTATGCCTCTCCGTCAGGCTCTTTCAAGCGAGATAGGACTTCAACCCACACAACAATGTTTACTAGAAAGGAAAATATttaagagagagaagagataTGTCTTGAAACAAAATGaaacttttattaatttttcCTCTCCGAACAATAGGGTCGGAGTTCCCTTAAATAGGCTAATGCCTGTTCTCAAGGGATAAGTACAACCTCGCTTTCTCCTTGATTTgacttaaagaaaaagaaaagattccTTCTTTAAAAAAGCTAAAGCTActttaataaagaaaataaaaagtaaagggaCAACACATCATGTCTGTTGACTCACTTTACAAAAAGACAAGACAAATGGAATCTCTTTTAATAAAGCTGATATGACTTGTCGGATCATCCTTTCGATGAGGCCTGGATATGACACGATTTTGGACAAGCGTTTGATATGACCCTACCGATTAGTCCAATTAGTCTAGCCTGGGATATGACGAAATTCTGGACTATCATCTGGACTGTGCATCTGGCAAAGATCCTGACTATCTTCAAAGATCTTTTAGGGCTTCGATGATTTCTTCATCTTTGTCCTTTCTTGCTAGTTCTGCTAATACTAGCTAGATATCACTCTTCATTGCTTGTGTTGACGGAAGATGATATTCCCAGTCTTTGATTTGATTTACCACCTTTCTTGCCTCAATTGCATATTCGGCTAAACTGGCTTCTTCAAATCGCTAGAGATATTTTCCCTCAATAGAAATAAGGGTTTCAAAATTTGCAAAGAACACACAATCCAAAGCAGACCTTGCTTCAAGGAGATAGATTCCCTATAGGTTCTGAACTAACTCGTAGAACTTTCTATGTTTCTAGAAATCATCCCAATCTGGTTCTTCCTCATGAAAATCTAAAACCTATCCATCCGTCCAGTCCTCTGGAAAAAGGTTCCAAAACAGTACTTTCCTTGTCTTAAATTATATTGGCTCAATGTATGCTGTCCACCATAACCTTCCTGGATTAGTGAAGTTTAATACATATTCTACCAATGCTAGTAGAAAATTAAAGGTCTGTCCTGTTTTATTGAAACCGAAGAATTGGACATCTCCTAGCCTTAAGGCTTTCTGAACTGCAATTAGATTCTTAGGGTTAAAGTTTCAAGGAATGTGTAATTTTGGAATATACATTCCACTTCTTATCCAATACTGCTTTAATTCCGGGTACTCCGAAATTCCGATTATCGCTCTAGTagcaaatttatattttttaagttgTATATCCATTTATACCTTTAGGATAATCTGCTGATGAATGAGTGCTGCCATATTTTCCATATAGATTACTTTGTAGTTATCTAAAATAAATGCCTCAAATTCTTCAATCATTTCAACTACTTCCTTGAACCTGATAGAGAATTCATCGTTTGCTAGACTTACTGGTTCTTTTAGTAATCCTTCCAACGATCTTCTCTTATCTTTTGAAATATCTAGAATCCTTCCCAGAAAGTCTTCAATACACAGATCTACTTCTTTAACCTTGTTGGTTTCTAAGTAGTCTTCATCCTCGCTAATCAAGTTACAttccttattttctttgattGCGAATACCTCTTCTTTTTCTGGGTACATTGCATGCTATAATGCTCATATTGGCTATAGATAAAACACTGAATATAACTTTTTATCTTTTTTCACTTCCTTGCTGCTTTCTACAACTTTGTGAATAGACTTACTACTTCCTGTAATTCCGCTTTTTGCATCACGAACTGGGATTGGTTTACTGCCTCTTccccttcttctttcttccccCCTGAAAGTTGAAGGAAGATACTTCTTTTCCTAAACAAATTTTACAACCGGACAATCTGCTGGTTTGTGAATTTGTTGACAAAGAATGCATCTAATTTGGCTACTACTGCTGGCCATTGAATCTGCAAGCATTGAGATATCTTGTTAGATAGTCTACAATAATATTTTCTTTACCCTTTATATATTCTACTAAAAAAAGTAATATTACAATTCGTTCCTCCATCTAACTAATCTAGCCTGTGTGAATCGTCTCAGTTTAATTCTCATGAAATTCTTAATATAAGAACTATCTGTCCTGACGATAAAATGCTTTCCTAGAAACAATTCATTGCAACGAATGCTTTTGACTACAGTGAGAAGCTCTTTCTCGTGTACTGGATAATTTAGTTCTGCACCATTAAAACATCCACTCCAATATCTACAAAGATGTTCTGTTTTATCAATCTTTCTGATTTTTAAAACACATCCCCATGCTATATTGGATGCATCCATTTCTAGAATTATTTCTAATTCAGTCCCATCTGGGTATTCCAATCTTGGAAGATCCTGAATCTCCCTTTGGAGGATTCTGATTACTTCAATGTCCTCCTTCTCCCATTTCCATGGCTTCTTACTAGAAACCTTTTTTAGTATGGGAAACGATTTTTTTGCAAGATTCTAGATAAACCTTCTTGCATAATTTAGAACTCCCAAAAAGCTCTGACACTGCTTTTTATCTGTGAGTTCATCAGGAAATTGCAATAGATTTTCTGCTATATGCGGCTGGAGCTCCTCTCCACTTCCTTGGATTTTTAAGCCCAAGAAATCAATCTAGGATTTAGCCCATATGGTCTTTCTTTCTAAAAGAACCATTCCTTTTCTTATGAACACCTCAGCCACCTGCTTAAGGTGTTTGTAATGCTCCtctaaatttctattgaagacaaGGGCATCATTGATATAGATTGCCACAAA
The Malania oleifera isolate guangnan ecotype guangnan chromosome 13, ASM2987363v1, whole genome shotgun sequence DNA segment above includes these coding regions:
- the LOC131146001 gene encoding ceramide synthase 1 LOH3-like isoform X1; protein product: MGFLGVAWSIDWAQESSPHYEDFLALPFCAVFFLSVRFFLDRYVFQKFARRMILGKGHALLDVDTRRQRNKVKIINKFKESAWKCVYFLSAEILAVCVTYDEPWFTNTKYFWVGPGNQVWPDQKIKLKLKGLYMYAAGFYTYSIFALVFWETRRSDFVVSMAHHLASVILIVLSYIFRFARVGSVVLALHDASDVFLEVGKMSKYSGCEWLSSCSFLMFVLCFTILRIVYYPFWIIRSTSYEVLLTLDMDKHKLDAPIYYYLFNTLLFCLLVIHLYWWRLMLQMLIEQIRARGKLSDDVRSDSEGDDEHND
- the LOC131146001 gene encoding ceramide synthase 1 LOH3-like isoform X2; amino-acid sequence: MGFLGVAWSIDWAQESSPHYEDFLALPFCAVFFLSVRFFLDRYVFQKFARRMILGKGHALLDVDTRRQRNKVKIINKFKESAWKCVYFLSAEILAVCVTYDEPWFTNTKYFWVGPGNQVWPDQKIKFARVGSVVLALHDASDVFLEVGKMSKYSGCEWLSSCSFLMFVLCFTILRIVYYPFWIIRSTSYEVLLTLDMDKHKLDAPIYYYLFNTLLFCLLVIHLYWWRLMLQMLIEQIRARGKLSDDVRSDSEGDDEHND